One region of Blattabacterium cuenoti genomic DNA includes:
- the rlmB gene encoding 23S rRNA (guanosine(2251)-2'-O)-methyltransferase RlmB produces the protein MKKLEIIYGIHPLIEAIQSKKNIRKIFFHKELIQVSNAYKKLINISKKENIIIQTVPKQKFHKLKNKNHQGVFGIISPIKTYSIVDLLPVFYENGKNPLLIILDRITDVRNFGSIIRTAVCAGVDAIIIPNKNTAHIGSDSIKTSSGALFKIPICKEKSIKNTIELLINYGLKIVSATEKSNIDWYNIDFSGPTALILGNEEKGISPIYLEISCEKAKIPVIEGISSLNVSVACGIILYEVFRQRKFITK, from the coding sequence GTGAAAAAATTAGAAATTATTTATGGTATACATCCATTAATAGAAGCTATTCAGTCTAAAAAAAATATTAGAAAAATTTTTTTTCATAAAGAACTTATACAAGTATCAAATGCTTATAAAAAATTAATAAATATTTCTAAAAAAGAAAATATTATAATTCAAACTGTTCCAAAACAAAAATTTCATAAATTAAAAAATAAAAATCATCAAGGTGTTTTTGGAATTATTTCACCTATAAAAACTTATTCTATAGTAGATTTACTTCCTGTATTTTACGAAAATGGAAAAAATCCACTATTAATAATTTTAGATCGTATTACAGATGTAAGAAATTTTGGATCTATAATACGTACGGCAGTATGTGCAGGTGTAGATGCTATTATTATTCCTAATAAAAATACAGCACATATTGGATCTGATTCAATAAAAACTTCTTCAGGAGCTTTATTTAAAATTCCAATATGTAAAGAAAAAAGTATAAAAAATACTATTGAATTATTAATAAATTATGGATTAAAAATTGTATCAGCTACAGAAAAATCTAATATAGATTGGTACAACATAGATTTTTCAGGACCAACAGCTTTAATATTAGGTAATGAAGAAAAAGGAATTTCTCCTATATATTTAGAAATTTCTTGTGAAAAAGCAAAAATTCCAGTAATAGAAGGAATATCATCATTAAACGTTTCTGTAGCTTGTGGTATTATTTTATATGAAGTTTTTAGACAAAGAAAATTTATTACAAAATAA
- the pheS gene encoding phenylalanine--tRNA ligase subunit alpha, with protein sequence MDKKIYEIKKELKCFHMKTYNNLETFRIKFLGKKKGLLTILFKELNKIPINKRKTFGKIINELKKEVQKKIDIFKHKNFIKNEKIIKFDPTFPGKSIEIGSIHPLSIIINRIIDIFQKIGFIYVDGPEIEDDWHNFTALNIPLFHPSRDMQDTFFLHKTPDILLRTHTSSVQIRYMKEHNPPFRVLSIGKVYRNETISSKSNFMFHQTEGFYIDKKVSFSDLKQTIHYLINSLFGEEKIRFRPSYFPFTEPSAEVDIYCNREWLEIMGCGMIDPKVLENVNIDSEMYSGFAFGLGIERLSLMIYKIKDIRNYFENDIRFLKQFKSEF encoded by the coding sequence ATGGATAAAAAAATATATGAAATAAAAAAAGAATTAAAATGTTTTCATATGAAAACATATAATAATTTAGAAACATTTAGAATTAAATTTTTAGGTAAAAAAAAAGGATTATTAACAATTTTATTTAAAGAATTAAATAAAATTCCCATTAATAAAAGAAAAACTTTTGGAAAAATTATTAATGAATTAAAAAAAGAAGTTCAAAAAAAAATAGATATTTTTAAACATAAAAATTTTATTAAAAATGAAAAAATTATAAAATTTGATCCAACTTTTCCAGGAAAATCTATAGAAATAGGTTCTATACATCCATTGTCTATTATAATAAATAGAATTATAGATATTTTTCAAAAAATTGGATTTATTTATGTAGATGGCCCTGAAATAGAGGATGATTGGCATAATTTTACTGCTTTAAATATTCCATTATTTCATCCTTCTAGAGATATGCAAGATACCTTTTTTTTGCATAAAACACCGGATATTTTGTTGAGAACACATACATCTTCTGTACAAATACGATATATGAAAGAACATAATCCTCCTTTTAGGGTTTTATCTATAGGAAAAGTATATAGAAACGAAACTATATCATCAAAATCTAATTTTATGTTTCATCAAACAGAAGGATTTTATATAGATAAAAAAGTTTCCTTTTCTGATTTAAAACAAACAATTCACTATTTAATTAATTCTCTTTTTGGAGAAGAAAAAATAAGATTTCGTCCTTCTTATTTTCCATTTACAGAACCTAGTGCTGAAGTAGATATATATTGTAATAGAGAATGGTTAGAAATTATGGGTTGTGGTATGATAGATCCTAAAGTTTTGGAAAATGTAAATATAGATTCAGAAATGTATTCAGGATTTGCTTTTGGACTAGGAATAGAACGTTTATCTTTAATGATATATAAAATTAAAGATATTCGTAATTATTTTGAAAATGATATTCGTTTTTTAAAACAATTTAAAAGTGAATTTTAG
- a CDS encoding CvpA family protein — MILNIIIIAIVLYGGYHGYKKGFISQFFMFMTFLIFFYKGESIYYIITELLNKLNIINKFSSYFIIYSLIISFFSIIILSFLFKKIIKIFLHITCMKPMDRFFGIILGMIKYFFYLSICFFFLKEANRKINIIPDIYLKNSFEKEFQFIFSEFLFNKIKKLYFIFKFYF; from the coding sequence ATGATTTTAAATATAATTATTATAGCTATAGTTCTATATGGAGGATATCATGGTTATAAAAAAGGATTTATATCTCAATTTTTTATGTTTATGACGTTTTTAATTTTTTTTTATAAAGGAGAATCTATTTACTACATAATAACAGAATTATTAAATAAATTAAATATAATAAATAAGTTTTCCTCTTATTTTATAATTTATTCTTTAATTATTTCTTTTTTTTCTATAATTATTTTATCCTTTTTATTTAAAAAAATTATAAAAATTTTTCTACATATTACATGTATGAAACCTATGGATAGGTTTTTTGGTATAATATTAGGCATGATAAAATATTTTTTTTATTTATCAATATGTTTTTTTTTCTTGAAGGAAGCAAATAGAAAAATAAATATCATACCTGATATTTATTTAAAAAATTCCTTTGAAAAGGAATTTCAATTTATTTTTTCAGAATTTTTATTTAATAAAATAAAAAAATTATATTTTATTTTTAAATTTTATTTTTAA
- a CDS encoding long-chain-fatty-acid--protein ligase: protein MNFKKNIFSITSKKEFEDLTLELFHYQIINNKIYRNYINLLKINTLKIKNISDIPFLPISFFKTHRICNKKNEDIIFTSSGTTGSIKSKHYVADLSIYMNSIQKGFEYFYGPINKFKFLVFFPTDRIDSSLIYMVNYFIQKTYKNGSCFVSTYEDIKTIYNSKKNILIFGLSFSLLDFIEKYNIGKYDEKKLIIMETGGMKGKRKEMIREELHYILKKYFHVNEIHSEYGMTELLSQAYAKKKGLFQCPPWMRIYIRDLEDPFMHINNNKIGGIDLIDLSNYLSCPFISTDDLGKKINDNEFEVLGRTDLSDIRGCNIMNHSIL, encoded by the coding sequence ATGAATTTTAAAAAAAATATTTTTTCTATAACCTCAAAAAAGGAATTTGAAGATTTAACATTAGAATTATTTCATTATCAAATTATAAATAACAAAATTTATAGAAATTATATTAATTTATTAAAAATAAATACACTTAAAATAAAAAATATTTCTGATATTCCTTTTTTACCTATTTCTTTTTTTAAAACACATCGTATTTGTAATAAAAAAAATGAAGATATTATTTTTACTAGTAGTGGAACAACAGGTAGTATAAAAAGTAAACATTATGTAGCAGATTTAAGTATTTATATGAATAGTATTCAAAAAGGATTTGAATATTTTTATGGACCAATAAATAAATTCAAATTTTTAGTTTTTTTTCCTACTGATAGAATAGATTCTTCTTTAATTTATATGGTAAATTATTTTATACAAAAAACTTATAAAAATGGAAGTTGTTTTGTATCTACTTATGAAGATATAAAAACTATTTATAATAGCAAAAAAAATATTTTAATTTTTGGTCTTAGTTTTTCTTTATTAGATTTTATAGAAAAATATAATATAGGTAAATATGATGAAAAAAAATTAATTATTATGGAAACAGGAGGAATGAAAGGAAAAAGAAAAGAAATGATTAGAGAAGAATTGCATTATATTTTAAAAAAATATTTTCATGTTAATGAAATTCATTCAGAATATGGAATGACAGAATTGCTTTCTCAAGCATATGCAAAAAAAAAAGGATTATTTCAATGTCCTCCTTGGATGAGAATATATATACGAGATTTGGAAGATCCTTTTATGCATATAAATAACAATAAAATAGGAGGTATTGATTTGATAGATTTATCTAATTATTTATCTTGTCCTTTTATTTCCACCGATGATTTAGGAAAAAAAATAAATGATAATGAATTTGAAGTCTTGGGAAGAACGGATTTATCAGATATACGAGGATGTAATATAATGAATCATTCAATTTTATAA
- a CDS encoding inorganic phosphate transporter encodes MVLFYSSIIVILFLSIFDLVVGLINDAVNFLNSAIGSQVASRRIIMIFASLGILLGAFLSSGMMEVARKGVFDPSFFYFSDIIFIFLSVMISDIILLDIFNTLGLPTSTTVSMVFCLLGGAFSIAILKMISPLNEEPFHHLTKYIKIERTLIISIGIFLSIVISFISGAFIHYFIRFLLSFEYESRLKYIGVIWAAISLSSMTYFLIIKGLYSTLQGNNDMGFYLFIQRFIKYIHHNFIIFLLILFSTWTIIAKIFVSLGYNILKFVVLYGTFSLAMAFAGNDLVNFIGVPIASIQSYNIWKEAGSPPAEKYNMKSLSGNVQVPSLILIVAGIIMILTLWFSKKTKNITSTELNLSRQNEGTEIFLSNSFSRGIVRFFIFLGKNIFKFFPKRFLVKIEKNFKQKKNKKEESPAFDLVRASANLTISSILISIATVQKLPLSTTFVTFMVSMGTSLSDRAWNRESAVYRVSGVIKVIRGWFLTGFIAFIMAGTIASFLFFFKKWALIFFIFLILFVFYKSYNKYYKIQYNIEEKLLFNNTIDMTLKSSLNRTFNILKPTLEYIENIYKNSIEGITQENLKTIQNSRNNLLKVKENFKNIHNTLIQVIRRTKNNEPIAGIIYLHIYNKTKDIIESSDILTHSTLVHVINSHKPLIYKQKKNILNLKHLMFEHFNIIKKITIDKNCQHIQYVSIVQNKIIKKIEEQMNQQVMGIIQNKYGTKNTLLMLDILLQSKKITESIKDIILIYQNITSNADL; translated from the coding sequence ATGGTACTTTTTTATTCATCCATCATAGTAATTCTTTTTTTATCAATATTTGATCTTGTTGTAGGTTTAATTAATGATGCTGTTAATTTTCTAAATTCTGCAATTGGATCTCAAGTAGCCTCTCGTAGAATTATTATGATTTTTGCTAGTTTGGGTATTTTATTAGGAGCTTTTTTATCCAGTGGAATGATGGAAGTAGCAAGAAAAGGCGTTTTTGATCCTTCCTTTTTTTATTTTTCAGATATTATTTTTATTTTTTTATCAGTTATGATATCCGATATTATTTTATTAGATATTTTTAATACTTTAGGATTACCTACTTCTACTACAGTATCTATGGTTTTTTGCTTATTAGGAGGAGCATTCAGTATAGCTATACTAAAAATGATTTCTCCATTAAATGAGGAGCCTTTTCATCATTTAACTAAATATATTAAAATTGAAAGAACCTTAATTATTAGTATAGGTATTTTTTTATCTATTGTAATTTCTTTTATTTCTGGTGCTTTTATTCACTATTTTATTCGTTTTTTATTAAGTTTTGAATATGAAAGTAGATTAAAATATATAGGAGTAATATGGGCAGCTATTTCATTAAGTAGTATGACGTATTTTCTTATTATAAAAGGACTGTATAGTACTTTACAGGGTAATAATGATATGGGCTTTTATTTATTCATACAACGTTTTATAAAATATATTCATCATAATTTTATTATTTTTTTATTAATTTTATTTTCTACATGGACTATTATAGCAAAGATATTTGTTTCTTTAGGATATAATATATTAAAATTTGTAGTATTATATGGAACCTTTTCTCTAGCTATGGCTTTTGCAGGAAATGATTTAGTAAATTTTATAGGTGTTCCCATAGCTAGTATACAATCTTATAATATATGGAAAGAAGCTGGTAGTCCTCCTGCTGAAAAATACAATATGAAAAGTTTATCTGGAAATGTTCAAGTTCCATCTTTAATTTTAATTGTTGCAGGAATAATTATGATATTAACGCTTTGGTTTTCAAAAAAAACTAAAAATATTACTAGTACAGAACTAAATTTAAGTAGACAAAATGAAGGAACAGAGATATTTTTATCTAATTCTTTTTCTAGAGGAATTGTTCGATTTTTTATATTTTTAGGAAAAAATATTTTTAAATTTTTTCCTAAAAGATTTTTAGTTAAAATAGAAAAAAATTTTAAACAAAAAAAAAATAAAAAAGAAGAATCCCCTGCTTTTGACTTAGTTAGAGCTTCTGCTAATTTAACGATATCTAGTATTTTAATATCTATAGCAACAGTTCAAAAATTACCATTATCTACTACTTTTGTTACTTTTATGGTATCTATGGGAACTTCTCTTTCAGATAGAGCTTGGAATAGAGAAAGTGCAGTTTACAGAGTTTCAGGAGTTATAAAGGTTATAAGAGGATGGTTTTTAACAGGTTTTATAGCATTTATTATGGCAGGAACCATCGCTTCTTTTTTATTTTTTTTTAAAAAATGGGCTCTTATTTTTTTTATTTTTTTAATATTATTTGTTTTTTATAAAAGTTATAATAAATATTATAAAATACAATATAACATAGAAGAAAAATTACTCTTTAATAATACAATAGATATGACTTTAAAGAGTTCATTAAATAGAACTTTTAATATTCTAAAACCTACACTTGAATATATAGAAAATATTTATAAAAATAGTATAGAAGGAATTACTCAAGAAAATTTAAAAACTATTCAAAATAGCAGAAATAATTTATTAAAAGTTAAAGAAAATTTTAAAAATATACATAATACTTTAATTCAAGTGATTAGAAGAACAAAAAATAATGAACCTATTGCTGGAATAATTTATTTACATATATATAATAAAACTAAAGATATCATTGAATCTTCAGATATTTTAACACATAGTACATTAGTTCATGTCATAAATAGTCATAAACCTTTAATATATAAACAAAAAAAAAATATTTTAAACCTTAAACATCTTATGTTTGAACATTTCAACATAATAAAAAAAATTACAATAGATAAAAATTGTCAACATATACAATATGTTTCTATCGTACAAAATAAAATTATAAAAAAAATTGAGGAACAAATGAATCAACAAGTAATGGGAATTATTCAAAATAAATATGGTACAAAAAATACATTATTAATGTTAGATATTCTTTTACAATCAAAAAAAATAACAGAAAGTATAAAAGATATTATTTTAATATATCAAAATATTACATCAAATGCAGATTTATAG
- the ruvA gene encoding Holliday junction branch migration protein RuvA produces the protein MITHLRGKLIEKNKSYLIIDCHGVGYYIHISSYTYSSLLEEEGKEVYIYTYLFIKENQHVLYGFFEKIERKIFSYLISVNGIGPSSAIMLLSNLTPYEIEKYIFQEDVNVFNKVKGIGKKTAQKIIIELKDKIYIHKDKKNVKFLEKRIFLKKEALSALSVLGFSIKNSNKILDDILDKNTEFSVENLIKESLKKIAK, from the coding sequence GTGATAACACATTTAAGAGGAAAATTAATAGAAAAAAATAAATCTTATTTAATTATAGATTGTCATGGTGTGGGATATTATATTCATATTTCCTCATACACATATTCTTCTTTATTAGAAGAAGAAGGTAAAGAGGTATATATATATACATATCTCTTTATAAAAGAAAATCAACATGTTTTATATGGTTTTTTTGAAAAAATAGAAAGAAAAATATTTTCTTATTTAATATCAGTTAATGGTATAGGGCCAAGCTCTGCTATCATGTTATTATCTAACCTTACTCCATATGAAATAGAAAAATACATCTTTCAAGAAGATGTAAATGTTTTTAATAAAGTAAAAGGTATTGGAAAAAAAACAGCTCAAAAAATAATTATAGAACTTAAAGATAAAATTTATATCCATAAAGATAAAAAAAACGTAAAATTTTTAGAAAAAAGAATTTTTTTAAAAAAAGAAGCTTTAAGTGCTTTAAGCGTACTTGGATTTTCTATTAAAAATTCAAATAAAATTTTGGACGATATTTTGGATAAAAATACAGAATTTTCTGTAGAAAATTTGATTAAAGAATCTTTAAAAAAAATTGCAAAATAA
- the der gene encoding ribosome biogenesis GTPase Der, with translation MNYIVSIVGRPNVGKSTLFNRLVGRRKAIVHIKSGVTRDRIYGYSEWNGIKFSVIDTGGFTNNKNDILEKEIRNQIFFAIKESYVILFLVDIKVGILNIDVEIAKFLRKCNKIIYLVINKVDKGKLLYSNTDFFHLGFKNYCFISSINGSGTGELLDNLVEIFKKEKKDIIEEHKFMPRFSVVGRPNVGKSTLINSFLNKNHHIVTNISGTTRDSLDVLYKNFGYECILIDTPGVRKKSKIKENLEFYSAMKTVRTIEYTDICFLLIDAVIGWDKQDMNIFRLVEKNNKGIIILINKWDLLHKNNYSMQKNYEVFIRNKISPFYNVPILFISAKNKDGIHNIIPTAYQVLKTRKNRLKTNILNKIMLPILKQNPPPSIKKKNKLITIKYCTQIPSYTPKFIFFSNYPQYIKDSYKRFVENKIRYHFNFSGVPIQIFFRKK, from the coding sequence ATGAATTATATTGTATCTATAGTAGGACGTCCAAATGTAGGAAAATCTACTTTATTCAATAGACTTGTAGGAAGAAGAAAAGCTATTGTTCATATAAAAAGTGGAGTAACAAGGGATCGTATTTATGGATATTCAGAATGGAATGGTATAAAATTTTCTGTAATAGATACAGGAGGATTCACTAATAATAAAAATGACATTCTTGAAAAAGAAATAAGAAATCAAATTTTCTTTGCTATCAAAGAATCATACGTTATTTTATTTTTAGTAGATATAAAAGTAGGAATATTAAATATAGATGTAGAAATAGCTAAATTTTTAAGAAAATGTAATAAAATAATTTATTTAGTAATCAATAAAGTAGATAAAGGTAAGTTATTATATTCTAATACAGATTTTTTCCATTTAGGATTTAAAAATTATTGTTTTATATCATCCATAAATGGTAGTGGAACAGGAGAATTACTCGATAATTTAGTAGAAATTTTTAAAAAAGAAAAAAAAGATATAATAGAAGAACATAAATTCATGCCTCGTTTTTCGGTAGTAGGACGTCCAAATGTAGGAAAATCTACTTTAATTAATTCTTTTTTAAATAAAAATCATCATATTGTAACAAATATTTCTGGAACTACTAGAGATAGTTTAGATGTTTTATATAAAAATTTTGGATATGAGTGTATTTTAATTGATACACCTGGAGTTAGGAAAAAATCTAAAATAAAAGAAAACCTTGAATTTTATTCTGCTATGAAAACGGTTAGAACAATAGAATATACAGACATTTGTTTTTTATTAATAGATGCAGTAATAGGATGGGATAAACAAGATATGAATATTTTTAGATTGGTGGAAAAAAACAATAAAGGAATTATAATACTTATTAACAAATGGGATTTACTTCATAAAAATAATTATTCCATGCAAAAAAATTACGAAGTTTTTATTAGAAATAAAATTTCTCCATTTTATAATGTTCCTATTCTTTTTATATCCGCTAAAAATAAAGATGGAATACATAATATTATTCCTACAGCTTATCAAGTTTTAAAAACCCGTAAAAATAGATTAAAAACGAATATTTTAAATAAAATTATGTTACCTATTTTAAAACAAAATCCACCTCCTTCTATAAAGAAAAAAAATAAATTGATAACCATTAAATATTGTACTCAAATTCCATCATATACTCCAAAATTTATATTTTTTTCTAATTATCCTCAATATATAAAAGATTCTTATAAAAGATTTGTTGAAAATAAAATTCGTTATCATTTTAATTTTAGTGGAGTTCCCATACAAATTTTTTTTAGAAAAAAATAA
- the trmD gene encoding tRNA (guanosine(37)-N1)-methyltransferase TrmD has protein sequence MRIDIISIIPEIFYSTFSNSIIQKAINNRLINIKIHDLRKYGLGKRKKVDDYPYGGGSGMVIRIEPVYQCFYKLLSERNYDEKIFMTPDGTIFNQKYAKSLTYNKNIIILCGRYKGIDQRIRDHLISKEISIGNYILSGGELAAAVVVEAVVRLLPGVIKNKNSIITDSFQKKEYFIAPPIYTRPKIYKGWSVPKILLSGNHKKIKDWLNQKAIQFKK, from the coding sequence ATGCGTATAGATATTATTAGTATAATTCCTGAAATTTTTTATAGTACTTTTTCTAATTCTATTATTCAAAAAGCAATCAATAATAGATTGATTAATATTAAAATTCATGACTTACGAAAATATGGTTTAGGAAAACGTAAAAAAGTGGATGATTATCCTTATGGAGGAGGATCTGGAATGGTTATTCGAATAGAACCTGTATATCAATGTTTTTATAAACTTTTATCAGAAAGAAATTATGATGAAAAAATTTTTATGACACCTGATGGAACTATATTTAACCAAAAATATGCTAAATCTTTAACTTACAATAAAAATATTATTATTCTTTGTGGACGTTATAAAGGAATTGATCAAAGAATTAGAGATCACTTAATTTCCAAAGAAATTTCAATTGGAAATTATATTCTATCTGGAGGAGAGTTAGCTGCAGCTGTTGTAGTAGAAGCTGTGGTAAGATTATTACCAGGAGTCATTAAAAATAAAAATTCTATTATAACGGATTCTTTTCAAAAAAAGGAATATTTTATAGCTCCTCCTATTTATACTCGTCCAAAAATATATAAAGGTTGGTCTGTTCCAAAAATACTTTTATCTGGAAATCATAAAAAAATTAAAGATTGGTTAAATCAAAAAGCTATTCAATTTAAGAAATAA
- the argH gene encoding argininosuccinate lyase — protein sequence MKIWFKKTNHINKKIENFTSEKDSKIDLLLAPHDVVGTIAHIIMLKSIGLLNKNDLLILVKELRNIYINEILKNSFNIDEGIEDIHSQIEFLLINRLGVVGKKIHSGRSRNDQILVDLKLFVREEIKEIVFIVRSFFDLLLKLSEQYKNILMPGYTHYQIAMPSSFGLWFAAYAESLIDDLLLMRAAYRIVNKNPLGSAAGYGSSLPLNRKMTTDLLGFESLNYNVVYAQMVRGKMEKIVSESIASLARTLSKMAQDICLYLSQNFNFISFPDHLTTGSSIMPHKKNPDVFEIIRAKCNRIISLPNEISLIVSNLCSGYHRDFQIIKERFIPIFEEIKKCFSMFKYMLNHIIVKKDILKDNKYKYLFSVEEVNNLVVEKGYSFREAYQKIGLDIQNRIFIPCSKNICYSHEGSIGNLCNEKITNLMQNIMKEFDFYKINEVITRLIYSKISFEGSSKNPIFIS from the coding sequence GTGAAAATTTGGTTCAAAAAAACTAATCATATAAATAAAAAAATTGAAAATTTTACTTCAGAAAAAGATTCTAAAATAGATTTACTTTTAGCTCCACATGATGTTGTAGGGACTATCGCTCATATAATAATGTTGAAAAGTATTGGATTATTAAATAAAAATGATTTATTAATTTTAGTTAAAGAATTACGCAATATTTATATAAACGAAATATTAAAAAATAGTTTTAATATAGATGAAGGAATAGAAGATATACATTCTCAAATAGAATTTTTATTAATAAATCGTTTAGGAGTAGTAGGTAAAAAAATACATAGTGGTAGATCTAGAAATGATCAAATATTGGTAGATTTAAAACTTTTTGTTAGAGAAGAAATAAAAGAAATAGTTTTTATTGTTCGTTCTTTTTTTGATTTATTATTAAAATTAAGTGAACAATATAAAAATATATTAATGCCTGGTTATACACATTATCAAATAGCGATGCCATCTTCTTTTGGTCTTTGGTTTGCTGCGTATGCAGAAAGTTTAATAGATGATTTATTATTAATGCGAGCAGCATATCGTATTGTTAATAAAAATCCTTTAGGTTCTGCTGCTGGTTATGGATCTTCTCTCCCTTTAAATAGAAAAATGACAACGGATTTACTTGGATTTGAAAGTTTAAATTATAATGTAGTATATGCTCAAATGGTACGTGGAAAAATGGAAAAAATTGTTTCAGAATCTATAGCCTCTTTAGCTAGAACTTTAAGTAAAATGGCTCAAGATATTTGTTTATATTTAAGTCAAAATTTTAATTTTATTAGTTTTCCTGATCATCTTACTACCGGATCTAGTATTATGCCTCATAAAAAAAATCCAGATGTTTTTGAAATTATACGAGCTAAATGTAATAGAATTATATCATTACCTAATGAAATTTCTTTAATTGTTTCTAATTTATGTTCTGGATATCATAGAGATTTTCAAATAATAAAAGAAAGATTTATTCCTATTTTTGAAGAAATAAAGAAATGTTTTTCTATGTTTAAGTATATGTTAAATCATATTATAGTAAAAAAAGATATCCTTAAGGATAATAAATATAAATATTTATTCAGTGTAGAAGAGGTAAATAACCTTGTTGTTGAAAAAGGATATTCTTTTAGAGAAGCTTATCAAAAAATAGGTTTAGATATACAAAATAGAATTTTTATACCCTGTAGTAAAAATATTTGTTATTCTCATGAAGGAAGTATAGGAAATTTATGTAATGAAAAAATTACAAATTTGATGCAAAATATTATGAAAGAATTTGATTTTTATAAAATAAATGAAGTTATAACGCGTTTAATTTATAGTAAAATTTCTTTTGAAGGATCCTCTAAAAATCCAATTTTTATTTCTTAA